The Rhodovastum atsumiense genome segment TAGTAGCTGCCGTACCCAAAGTACGCACTCCCGACTGCCGACCATTCGGGCATGATCAGGCGCATGGGACAGGTGCATGAGCTTCTGGCGAGCAGGGGGCGGCAGGCAGCTCTGGAAAGCGGCCTCGAACGCGGCATTGTGGAAACCGCAGAAGCCTATTTGAGCAACGAGGAAGGCGGAACCAACTTCCTGTATTCGGGGTGGTGCCAGACCGCTTTGCCTCACAAGCGTACCCAGGATGATGAAATCTGGCGTGTGGACAGCGGTCCGATCAGTTTGATCATCCAGCCAGGTATCGAGGTCATCGGCGAGCAGACAGTGCCCATCGGGGTGCCGTTTGGTTCACGGGCGCGGCTGATCCTGCTTTACCTGCAGACCACGGCGCTCAAGACCGGCAGCCGGGAAATAGAGCTTGGGAAGAGCCTGCGCCAATGGCTTGGCCGGATGGGTATCAAGGCCGTCGGCGGAAAGGCGATTGATGGTGTACGTGAGCAGGCACTGCGCATCGGAACGTGCAACATCACCTTTTACTTCACTGCAGGGCAAAAGAAGGGCTTTGTTCGCCAGCCGATCGTCGAAGCGGGCATGTTCGAAGAATCCGATAGCCCCCGGCCGCGCTTCCTGGAAGCGGTGAAACTGGGGGAAAATTTCTTTGAGCAATTGAGGAAGCATCCTGTTCCCGTCGAGGATGCCGCGATCCAGGCAATCAACAACAACTCGCAGGCGCTCGATATATACGTTTGGCTTGCGTACCGCCTGCATTCACTCAAAGAGCCAACGCCGCTATCCTGGCGGGCTGCGAAGGGGCAGTTTGGCCAAGGCGTCGCGGAGCTGCGGAAGTTCAAGCAGACGTTCAAAAAGAGCCTTGAACTGGCGTTGGCTGTCTACCCCGCCGCGAAGGTCGATCTGGTGGACGATGGTCTGCGGCTGTACCCGTCGCGACCGCCAGTGGCATCGAAGCTGATTGCGGTCGGCGCATAGGCGACCGGGCTGCTGCCTGGGTGCAAACCCGCGGCATTATGGAGCTGCCGCCACGAGCGAAATCAGCCTTGTACTCCTGCCGGGCTTCTGGCAGGAAAGGGTTGGGATCATTGCAGGTGGCTGGCCATGGCGCAACATTTCCTGCTTTCCGCGGCGGCACGCTCGCTCAGTACGGCGAAGGTCATGCGCATGTCGGATAGCGGCGTGGTGAACGTGTTCGTGCGCCTCCGCTGGCCTGAAACCGACGGCAAGCCGGTCTGCCCTGGCTGCGGCTGCATGATCTGCTACGCCTGCCCGAGATCACCGGACCGGCCGCGCTGGCGTTGCAAAGCGTGCCGCGGCGATTTCTCCATTACTTCGGGGACGCTGTTTGCGCACCACAAGCTGCCGTTGCGCACCTATCTGCTGGCCGTCGTCGCGTTCTGCAACGAGGTCAAGGGCCACAGCATGCTCGCGCTCTCCCGTGAGCTCGATGTCCAGTACAAGACGGCATTCGTCCTGGCGCACAAAATGCGCGAGGCAATGGCGTCCAGCACGAAGGCGTTGCGCATCGGCGGTGCAGGACGTGAGGTCGAGCTCGACGGCGCCTATTTCGGCGGCCATGTCCGGCCAGCCAATCTAGCGGCGAACCGGGTCGACCGGCGACTCGCCGAGAACCAGTCGGGCAAGCGCCAGGTCGTCGTGGTGATGCGCGAACGCCGCGGCCCCACGCTGGTGCAGGTGGTGCCGGCCGAGGAAGCTGTGCTGCCGATCATTTCCCAGCGGATCGCCCAAGCCACCGAGCTGCATGCCGACGAGAGCCCGGCCTGGAACAGGCTGCATGCCCACTTTCCGATGCGGCGTGTCAACCACCAGGAGGGCTATAGCATCGGGGGCGCCTGCACCAACGGCGCGGAGTCCTATTTTTCCCGTCTGCGCCGCAGCGAGCTGGGGCACCACCACCACATCGCCGGGCCGTATCTCCTCCGCTATGCCCAGGAAGCCGCCTGGCGGGAAGACGCGCGGCGCGTCAGCAACGGCGAGCAGGTGCATGGGGTGGTCCGCCTGGCTTTGCGGGGCCGGCCATCGATCGACTTCTGCGGCTATTGGCAGCGTTCCCGGGCGGCCTGACGTACCCGCCATCTGACCACGCCGGCGGTCTCGACCCGCTCGATCGTGTCCTTGGCGCGGTTGAGCGATGCCAGAACGGTCTTCTGGATCAAGGCGTGCTGGCAATCGTCGCTGAGCGAAATGCTCTTCAGCTCCGTCATCCGCTCGACCACCTCGCGCGTCGTCATCGGCTGCGGCGCATCGCGCAGCACGTCGTAGATCAGCCGAAGGCATTCACCAGGGCGGAACCAGGCATTGCATCGCCGCCGCTGTCGAGGGCCGATCTCCTCGGGCCGGGTTTCCGGATCGAACAGCCGCATGGTGACATCGAGATGCATCAGGGCAGCGCGGTGCTCGCCCAGCTCCCACTCCAGGCCTTTCACCAGCCCCGCCAACTCGGAGCGCTTGTCACGCAATACACGGATGACATGCTGCTCGGCCACCGCCACTCTCCTTCCGCATACCAGTGGGACGAGAGTAGATAGCCGATCTCAGAACGCGAACCGGCCAGCGGTGGCTTGTGCTACATGATACCGCAAACCCGCGCTTCGGCCTGTGCAAATCGCTCCATCGCGGTGATGGCAGGGGCGTGACCAAACGGACCTATTCGGGCTTCCGGCCGATCAGCGTGAGCACCGCGTCGCGCACCGGCTGCGGCAGCTTGTGCAACATTGCCAGGGCCGCGGTCTGCCACTGATCGCGGCCGTCGTGGCGCAGTTCGTGCCATGTCGTCACCACCGCGTCCGGGTTTTCGCGGACCAGGGCGTCGAACAGCATTGCGGCCTGCGCGTGCAGGACGGATTGCGGCATCCGTCGCCCCGAGGCCAGCAGGCGCCACCAGGCGAAGCGGGCCGGGTCGGGCACGTTCACCAGGACGCCACTGGTGCACAGGATGACGCCGGGCTGCTTCTCGCACAGGAGATAGCCGAGCAGCCTGCGCGCCGGGGCGCCGGGGGCGTGGGCCGGAAGTGGAATGACGAACTCGACCTTCAGCCGCTTCGCTGCGGAAACGTAGGTGTCCGGTGGCACATGCGGCGGATCGGCCAGGCGGAAAGCGGGGTCGATGGTTTTCAGCAGGTCGAGTACCGGCGGTACCATGCCCTCGACGGCGATGGAGATGACGCGGAACGACCGGGCGCCGGGCTTTTCGTCAACCAGCATGGCATTGCTCAGCGACATTCCCAGCATCGGCCCATAGGCACGCAGCGCCAGCGTGCCGAAGAGCACCGCGCCGTCGCGGAAGAGTCCGTTTTCGGAAAGCAGCGTCAGCACGCGGCCGATATCCACGGGTACCTGCGGCACGGCACGCCCACCCACCAGGGCGCGCACGAGCACCCGCCTTGCGCGCTCGGCCGCGAGGAAGCGCTGCTGATGGCGCACGCGTTCCAGCAATTCCGGCGTTTCGGGGCCGATGTATTTCTCGTGGCGCCGCCCGTCGGAGCCGCGATACTGCAGATACCAGA includes the following:
- a CDS encoding replication protein RepA gives rise to the protein MGQVHELLASRGRQAALESGLERGIVETAEAYLSNEEGGTNFLYSGWCQTALPHKRTQDDEIWRVDSGPISLIIQPGIEVIGEQTVPIGVPFGSRARLILLYLQTTALKTGSREIELGKSLRQWLGRMGIKAVGGKAIDGVREQALRIGTCNITFYFTAGQKKGFVRQPIVEAGMFEESDSPRPRFLEAVKLGENFFEQLRKHPVPVEDAAIQAINNNSQALDIYVWLAYRLHSLKEPTPLSWRAAKGQFGQGVAELRKFKQTFKKSLELALAVYPAAKVDLVDDGLRLYPSRPPVASKLIAVGA
- a CDS encoding GSU2403 family nucleotidyltransferase fold protein, encoding MPALPPELQATYAELLDTLLEEASAISGIIQRGLVSKTVKGHRFWYLQYRGSDGRRHEKYIGPETPELLERVRHQQRFLAAERARRVLVRALVGGRAVPQVPVDIGRVLTLLSENGLFRDGAVLFGTLALRAYGPMLGMSLSNAMLVDEKPGARSFRVISIAVEGMVPPVLDLLKTIDPAFRLADPPHVPPDTYVSAAKRLKVEFVIPLPAHAPGAPARRLLGYLLCEKQPGVILCTSGVLVNVPDPARFAWWRLLASGRRMPQSVLHAQAAMLFDALVRENPDAVVTTWHELRHDGRDQWQTAALAMLHKLPQPVRDAVLTLIGRKPE
- a CDS encoding IS1595 family transposase produces the protein MAQHFLLSAAARSLSTAKVMRMSDSGVVNVFVRLRWPETDGKPVCPGCGCMICYACPRSPDRPRWRCKACRGDFSITSGTLFAHHKLPLRTYLLAVVAFCNEVKGHSMLALSRELDVQYKTAFVLAHKMREAMASSTKALRIGGAGREVELDGAYFGGHVRPANLAANRVDRRLAENQSGKRQVVVVMRERRGPTLVQVVPAEEAVLPIISQRIAQATELHADESPAWNRLHAHFPMRRVNHQEGYSIGGACTNGAESYFSRLRRSELGHHHHIAGPYLLRYAQEAAWREDARRVSNGEQVHGVVRLALRGRPSIDFCGYWQRSRAA